A region of Halalkaliarchaeum desulfuricum DNA encodes the following proteins:
- a CDS encoding 3-dehydroquinate synthase II encodes MTRTVWVKADDDVGDWQARKRRITAGIEAGVDWVLVDEPDVPRVRELGDVNVAAFLPDADVVDADAVDEAEEVEADVYLVGKDGEGDGTIGLPSDFSGSADLTTLRGNNRAQGTYVRILDEGYEAFAEEAARDGEYTLVIGSDWTIIPLENLISRVGEDTHLVAGVTSAAEAETAFETLEIGADGVLLDSDDPDEIRRTVEVRDATEREQLELTIAEVTAVERTGMADRVCIDTGNLMEDDEGMLVGSMSRGLFFVHAETAESPYVASRPFRVNAGAVHAYVRVPDGETKYLAELQSGDEVQIVDTNGRTREGIVGRVKIEKRPMFRVQAEIETEDGTDRIETLLQNAETIKVATAEGRTAVTDLEEGDEVLVYYEDVARHFGASVEESIIEK; translated from the coding sequence ATGACACGGACGGTCTGGGTAAAAGCCGACGACGATGTCGGCGACTGGCAGGCGCGAAAGCGACGCATCACGGCGGGAATAGAGGCGGGAGTCGACTGGGTACTGGTCGACGAACCGGACGTCCCCCGGGTGCGGGAGCTGGGGGACGTAAACGTCGCGGCGTTCCTGCCGGACGCCGACGTGGTCGACGCCGACGCCGTCGACGAAGCGGAAGAGGTCGAGGCTGACGTGTACCTCGTCGGCAAGGACGGCGAGGGCGACGGAACGATCGGCCTGCCGTCGGACTTCTCCGGCAGCGCGGACCTCACCACGCTCCGCGGGAACAACCGCGCACAGGGGACGTACGTCCGCATCCTCGATGAGGGATACGAGGCGTTCGCCGAGGAGGCCGCCAGGGACGGCGAGTACACGCTCGTGATCGGCTCCGACTGGACGATCATCCCCCTGGAGAACCTCATCTCGCGGGTGGGCGAGGACACCCACCTCGTGGCCGGCGTGACCTCGGCCGCGGAGGCGGAGACCGCATTCGAGACGCTCGAGATCGGCGCGGACGGGGTACTGCTGGACAGCGACGACCCCGACGAGATCCGCCGGACCGTCGAGGTGCGCGATGCGACCGAGCGCGAACAGCTCGAGCTCACTATCGCGGAGGTCACCGCCGTCGAGCGCACCGGAATGGCCGACCGCGTCTGCATCGACACCGGCAACCTGATGGAGGACGACGAGGGGATGCTCGTCGGGTCGATGTCCAGGGGGCTGTTCTTCGTGCACGCCGAGACCGCCGAATCGCCGTACGTCGCCTCCCGCCCGTTCCGGGTCAACGCCGGTGCTGTCCACGCGTACGTCCGTGTCCCGGACGGAGAGACGAAGTACCTCGCCGAACTGCAAAGCGGCGACGAGGTCCAGATCGTCGACACAAACGGCCGGACCCGCGAGGGGATCGTCGGCCGGGTGAAGATCGAAAAGCGCCCGATGTTCAGGGTCCAGGCCGAAATCGAAACCGAGGACGGAACCGACAGGATAGAGACGCTGTTGCAAAACGCCGAGACGATCAAGGTGGCGACCGCGGAGGGACGAACCGCCGTCACCGATCTCGAGGAGGGCGACGAGGTACTCGTCTACTACGAGGACGTCGCACGCCACTTCGGGGCGTCCGTCGAGGAGAGCATCATCGAGAAGTAA
- the hutG gene encoding formimidoylglutamase gives MIDGIVSPDWEGWEGPSDDPNDRQFGDVIERAESAGVDTSTDAVLIGEPYDGGVIGRRGAREGPLAIRRSLAGAKTAHCSTGRDSPLSAARIVDLGDVALPGDLAVSENDPGDIAGGSPEDSVSAVQSHVRDVAQAVHGLDAVPVFLGGDNSLTHANVAPLLDRGRIGVVNFDAHLDCRELHDGPTSGTPYRQLLEEGLDTYVAVGARHFETSGAYVEFVRERGGTIVPADAFARGADAVVDTVREAVADADLLYVSVDCDVLDAAVAPGVSAPTPGGITSRELFAATGELVRDDRLAGFEVVECAPPLDVNRRTVDTAARTVAHALYGALVRGHGDEHRDNRHNP, from the coding sequence ATGATCGACGGCATCGTTTCCCCCGACTGGGAGGGCTGGGAGGGGCCGTCCGACGATCCGAACGACCGGCAGTTCGGCGACGTGATCGAACGCGCAGAATCGGCGGGCGTCGACACCTCGACGGACGCCGTCCTTATCGGCGAACCGTACGACGGAGGGGTGATCGGTCGCCGGGGCGCACGGGAAGGCCCCCTGGCGATCCGGCGGTCGCTCGCGGGAGCCAAGACCGCCCACTGTAGCACAGGACGGGACAGTCCACTGTCGGCGGCGCGGATCGTCGACCTCGGCGACGTCGCGCTTCCCGGGGACCTCGCGGTTTCCGAGAACGATCCGGGCGACATCGCGGGGGGCAGTCCGGAAGACTCAGTGAGCGCAGTCCAGTCGCACGTCCGAGACGTTGCCCAGGCTGTCCACGGGCTCGACGCGGTTCCGGTTTTTCTCGGTGGAGATAACTCGCTCACGCATGCCAACGTGGCCCCCCTGCTGGATCGGGGACGGATCGGGGTCGTGAACTTCGACGCTCACCTCGACTGCCGGGAACTCCATGACGGACCGACGAGCGGTACCCCGTACCGGCAACTGCTCGAGGAGGGTCTCGACACCTACGTCGCCGTGGGCGCCCGCCACTTCGAGACGTCCGGCGCCTACGTCGAGTTCGTCCGCGAACGGGGCGGGACAATCGTCCCGGCAGACGCGTTCGCCCGCGGCGCCGACGCCGTCGTCGACACGGTCCGCGAAGCGGTCGCCGACGCGGATCTGCTGTACGTCAGCGTCGACTGTGACGTCCTCGATGCGGCAGTCGCGCCCGGCGTCAGTGCGCCGACGCCGGGCGGTATCACGTCCAGGGAGCTTTTTGCGGCCACCGGTGAACTGGTCCGCGACGACAGGCTCGCGGGATTCGAGGTCGTCGAGTGTGCGCCGCCCCTGGACGTCAATAGACGAACCGTCGATACTGCTGCGAGAACTGTCGCACACGCGCTGTACGGTGCGCTCGTTCGCGGACACGGAGACGAACATCGCGACAACAGACACAACCCATGA
- a CDS encoding DUF7575 domain-containing protein: protein MNENRRRSVITVLLAVGGAVFGVAGVGHAYLREWKRALLWFFLALFGGAALVVSAAGDTVPSSVFDLPPTVIAGIFFILFISVVDAYLVSVRQTNASSSVSVPTDLKDGETPVAATDGEQAATVTCPHCGKETDPELDFCTWCTGRFAEAEEEPES from the coding sequence ATGAACGAGAACCGCCGTCGGTCGGTGATCACCGTGTTGCTCGCTGTCGGCGGGGCGGTGTTCGGCGTCGCCGGGGTCGGACACGCCTACCTCCGGGAGTGGAAGCGTGCGCTGCTGTGGTTCTTTCTGGCGCTGTTCGGCGGCGCTGCGCTCGTCGTCTCGGCCGCCGGAGACACCGTCCCCTCGTCGGTGTTCGACCTCCCGCCGACGGTTATCGCCGGCATCTTCTTCATTCTCTTTATCAGTGTCGTCGACGCCTACCTCGTTTCGGTCCGGCAAACCAACGCGTCAAGTTCGGTCTCAGTTCCCACCGATCTCAAAGACGGGGAAACGCCGGTTGCCGCGACGGACGGCGAGCAAGCGGCAACTGTCACCTGTCCACACTGCGGCAAGGAGACGGATCCGGAGCTCGACTTCTGTACGTGGTGTACCGGGAGGTTCGCCGAAGCAGAAGAAGAACCTGAATCGTAG
- the hutI gene encoding imidazolonepropionase, with product MSYTIVYDAAELVVGPANDVSGGVDAVSVTIEEGSVLDTRSDAAVVIEDGEVAEIGASDELVRQYPIENAATAVDAAERCVLPGFVDAHTHALFVGDRSDEFEAKLRGQTYQEILAEGGGILRTVRNVRDASEEKLRNRLLDHLDVMLAHGTTTVEVKSGYGLNTETELKMLSAIAGGDDGHPVDVVPTFMGAHAIPEGADADDYVDAVVDDQLPAVADQGIAQFCDVFCEEDVFTLEQSRRVLEAGAEHGLTPKIHADEFERLGGTRLAAELGAASADHLLQSTDWDVRALLEAGVTPVLLPGTAFGLGEGYPDLEPYRKRGAVPAVATDFNPNCHAPSPGFAATLACVGMGMTPGEAILGITERGAAAIDRNRASDGAAGTAGTLTVGAPGDLVVIDGPSHRHLPYNFGVNVVETVLKSGEPVVSRHP from the coding sequence ATGAGCTACACGATCGTATACGACGCGGCGGAACTGGTGGTCGGGCCGGCGAATGACGTCAGCGGGGGGGTCGACGCCGTTAGCGTCACGATCGAGGAGGGGAGCGTTCTCGACACCCGATCCGACGCGGCAGTCGTCATCGAGGACGGCGAGGTCGCCGAGATCGGAGCGAGCGACGAACTCGTCCGGCAGTACCCGATCGAAAACGCAGCCACAGCCGTCGACGCAGCCGAACGGTGCGTCCTCCCGGGGTTCGTCGACGCCCACACCCACGCGCTGTTCGTCGGCGACCGGTCCGACGAGTTCGAGGCCAAACTCCGCGGGCAGACCTACCAGGAGATCCTCGCGGAGGGGGGCGGGATCCTCCGGACGGTCAGAAACGTTCGGGACGCGAGCGAGGAAAAACTCCGGAATCGGCTGCTCGACCACCTCGACGTGATGCTCGCCCACGGAACGACCACGGTCGAAGTGAAGTCCGGCTACGGGCTGAACACGGAAACGGAGCTGAAGATGCTGTCGGCGATCGCCGGGGGCGACGACGGTCACCCCGTCGACGTGGTGCCGACGTTCATGGGCGCACACGCGATCCCGGAGGGGGCCGACGCCGACGACTACGTCGATGCCGTCGTCGACGACCAGCTGCCGGCCGTCGCCGACCAGGGGATCGCCCAGTTCTGTGACGTCTTCTGCGAGGAAGACGTCTTCACGCTGGAGCAATCCCGTCGCGTGCTGGAGGCAGGAGCGGAACACGGGTTGACGCCGAAGATCCACGCAGACGAGTTCGAACGACTGGGCGGGACCAGGCTGGCGGCCGAACTCGGCGCCGCGAGCGCCGATCACCTGCTCCAGTCGACCGACTGGGACGTCAGAGCGCTGCTCGAGGCGGGCGTCACGCCCGTGTTGCTTCCGGGGACCGCGTTCGGGCTCGGCGAGGGGTATCCGGACCTCGAGCCGTACCGGAAGCGGGGGGCCGTTCCCGCAGTCGCGACCGACTTCAATCCGAACTGCCACGCGCCAAGCCCCGGGTTCGCGGCGACGCTGGCCTGCGTGGGGATGGGGATGACCCCCGGGGAGGCCATCCTCGGGATCACCGAACGCGGCGCGGCCGCGATCGATCGGAATCGAGCATCCGACGGTGCCGCCGGTACCGCCGGTACCCTGACCGTCGGCGCGCCCGGCGACCTCGTCGTGATCGACGGCCCGTCACACCGCCATCTCCCGTACAACTTCGGGGTCAACGTCGTCGAGACGGTGCTGAAGAGCGGTGAACCCGTCGTCTCGCGCCATCCGTAG